Proteins from one Juglans microcarpa x Juglans regia isolate MS1-56 chromosome 1S, Jm3101_v1.0, whole genome shotgun sequence genomic window:
- the LOC121247410 gene encoding aldehyde dehydrogenase family 2 member C4-like yields the protein MVIKPAEQTPVSALYYAHLAKLAGIPNGVLNVVTGFGPTAGAAISSHMDIDGVSFTGSTKIGCEIMQAAAKSNLKVVSLELKASHPL from the exons ATGGTCATCAAGCCCGCCGAGCAAACACCGGTTTCAGCTCTTTACTATGCTCATCTTGCTAAGTTG GCTGGTATCCCAAATGGAGTTCTAAATGTTGTCACGGGATTTGGACCAACTGCTGGTGCTGCCATTAGCTCTCATATGGACATTGATGGG GTCAGTTTCACTGGTTCCACGAAAATAGGATGTGAAATAATGCAGGCTGCAGCAAAAAGCAATTTGAAAGTGGTTTCACTTGAATTAAAGGCAAGTCACCCCTTGTAA